TAGATGGCTATGGCATCAGGCACCATAGCGTTTACACGACCGTCGCTGATTCGCGGTTGATTTCGTCTCAGCAGGATCGGCGCGAGATCTGCCCCTCTGTATGCAGCAGGCGGTTTTCGGCAGACGGCTGGTTATCGATAGTCGGTCCGGTAACTGCTTCGCCCGTACTCGTCGCGGGATTTGCGAGTGACGACGAAGAAGGAACATCGACGACTATCTGTCGCGATCAACCCGCCACTTCGAGCCCCAGCCACCGCTTCACACCGCGCTGGACGAGCACCACCGCCCCGTACAGCGCCAGCCCCAGCGCCAGCAATACCGCGAGCGCCGCGAGCATGACGTCCGGGCGGACGTTCTCCGAGCCCATCTGGATCAGAAAGCCCAGTCCGCGGTCCGCGATCACCCACTCCGCGACGACCGCGCCCACCACCGCGAGGGTCACTGACTGCTTGAGCCCCGCGAAGACGTCCGGCAGCGCGTACGGGAGGTCGACGTAGACGATCCGCTCGAGCGGGCCGGCGTCGACCGACCGCAACAGGTCGCGGTGGGCCGACGGGGCGCGCTCGAGGCCGGCGGCGGTGCTCAGCACGAGCGGAAAGAAGGTGATGAGTGCGACGAAGACGACGGCGGTCTCCGTTCCCGTCCCGAGGTAGATCAACAGCAGCGGCGCGACGGCGATCTTCGGCAGGACCCTGACGGCCACCAGATAGGGGTAGATCGCCGTCCGGAACCAGGGGAGGTAGGCGACCAATACCGCCAGCAGGAAGCCGGCCGCGATCCCGACGCTGCCGCCGTAGAGGACTTTCTCGAGGGTGTACCACGCGTTGTGGACGTACAGCGTCGGGTTCCCGACCAGTCGGGCGACGACGGCGCCGGGCGCGGGCAGGACGAACGCCGGCACGTCACCGACGACCGTCACCGCCCACCAGCACAGCACGGCGACGGCCAGCGCGGCGGTCGGGAAGAAGACGTCACCCGCGAGCGTCCGGATTCGCGTCGTCATCGGTCTCGCTCCAGATCCCGCTCCCGGTCTCGGTCGTGGGTCTCGTGAAGCGTCCGTCGGACGGTCGCGACCTGTTCCTGGAACGCCCGCGAGCCGAAGACGTCCGTGTCCCGCGGTTCGGGCAGGTCGATCTCGTAGGCGGCCTCGATCCGGCCCGGTTGCCCGCAGACGACGAGACAGCGATCGGCGAGGAACACCGCTTCGGGGACGCTGTGGGTGACGAAGACGACCGTCTTCCGCTCGCGGCGCCAGACGTCCCGGATCTCGACGCCGAGTTCGTCGCGCGTGATCTCGTCGAGTTCGCCGAACGGCTCGTCCATCAGGAGCACGTCCGCGCCGAGGTGGAGCGCGCGGGCGATCGCAACCCGCTGGCGCATTCCACCCGAAAGCTGCACCGGCCGCGCGTCCGCGAACCCCTCGAGTCCCATCGTCTCCAGCAGCGCCCGCGCGTCGGCCTCGTCGGGCTCTTCGCCGGCCAGCCGCCGGAGGAACGTGACGTTCTCGAGCGCCGTTTTCCACTGGAAAAGGGTGTGGCGCTGGAAGACGAAGCCGAGGTCGGCACCGGCCTGTGCAGCCGCGGGCGGCTTCCCGTCGATGCGCACGCGGCCGGTCGTCGGCTCCTGGAGGCCGCCGATCGTCCGCAGCAGCGTCGTCTTCCCGCAGCCCGACGGGCCGACGA
Above is a genomic segment from Haloterrigena salifodinae containing:
- a CDS encoding ABC transporter permease; protein product: MTTRIRTLAGDVFFPTAALAVAVLCWWAVTVVGDVPAFVLPAPGAVVARLVGNPTLYVHNAWYTLEKVLYGGSVGIAAGFLLAVLVAYLPWFRTAIYPYLVAVRVLPKIAVAPLLLIYLGTGTETAVVFVALITFFPLVLSTAAGLERAPSAHRDLLRSVDAGPLERIVYVDLPYALPDVFAGLKQSVTLAVVGAVVAEWVIADRGLGFLIQMGSENVRPDVMLAALAVLLALGLALYGAVVLVQRGVKRWLGLEVAG
- a CDS encoding ABC transporter ATP-binding protein yields the protein MIDLADVTVRFDDVTAVEDVDLRIDDGEFVTVVGPSGCGKTTLLRTIGGLQEPTTGRVRIDGKPPAAAQAGADLGFVFQRHTLFQWKTALENVTFLRRLAGEEPDEADARALLETMGLEGFADARPVQLSGGMRQRVAIARALHLGADVLLMDEPFGELDEITRDELGVEIRDVWRRERKTVVFVTHSVPEAVFLADRCLVVCGQPGRIEAAYEIDLPEPRDTDVFGSRAFQEQVATVRRTLHETHDRDRERDLERDR